A genomic window from Pyxidicoccus trucidator includes:
- a CDS encoding TIGR01777 family oxidoreductase — MKVAVTGGTGFLGAGLVQRLLGRGHDVHMLARNVERTLSKLPEGVTGAHFDAATPLAPEALEGVEAVVHLAGEPVAQRWSKEAKHRIQDSRVQGTRALVEAMKSAGTVKRFVSASAIGYYGGTRGAEPLTEESSPGDDFLSQVCRGWEAEALRAREAGIRTAVVRMGVVLHPEGGALHKMLPPFRMGAGGPVGSGKQYVSWVHREDALELLVFVLEHPTLEGPVNATAPEPVTNEAFAHALGHALGRPSVMHVPAFVLKAAMGEMAKVALEGQRVLPKRAQEAGFTFRHPGLEAALKDLLA; from the coding sequence ATGAAGGTCGCCGTCACCGGGGGGACGGGGTTCCTGGGCGCGGGCCTTGTTCAACGTTTGTTGGGCCGGGGGCATGACGTGCACATGCTCGCCCGTAACGTTGAACGGACCCTGAGCAAGCTGCCGGAGGGGGTGACGGGCGCGCACTTCGACGCCGCCACACCGCTGGCCCCGGAGGCGCTGGAAGGCGTGGAGGCCGTCGTGCACCTGGCCGGAGAGCCGGTGGCGCAGCGGTGGTCGAAGGAGGCGAAGCACCGCATCCAGGACAGCCGGGTGCAGGGCACGCGGGCGCTGGTGGAGGCGATGAAGAGCGCGGGCACGGTGAAGCGCTTCGTGTCGGCGTCGGCCATCGGCTACTACGGGGGCACGCGCGGGGCGGAGCCGCTGACGGAGGAGAGCTCGCCCGGGGACGACTTCCTGTCGCAGGTGTGCCGGGGCTGGGAGGCGGAGGCGCTGAGGGCGCGCGAGGCGGGCATCCGCACGGCGGTGGTGCGCATGGGCGTGGTGCTGCACCCGGAGGGCGGCGCGCTGCACAAGATGCTGCCCCCGTTCCGCATGGGCGCGGGCGGCCCGGTGGGCAGCGGCAAGCAGTACGTGAGCTGGGTGCACCGCGAGGACGCGCTGGAGCTGCTCGTCTTCGTGCTGGAGCACCCGACGCTGGAGGGTCCGGTGAATGCCACGGCGCCGGAGCCGGTGACGAACGAGGCCTTCGCGCACGCGCTGGGACACGCGCTGGGTCGGCCGTCGGTGATGCACGTGCCGGCGTTCGTGCTCAAGGCGGCCATGGGGGAGATGGCGAAGGTGGCGCTGGAGGGCCAGCGCGTGCTGCCGAAGCGGGCGCAGGAGGCCGGCTTCACGTTCCGTCACCCCGGGTTGGAGGCGGCGCTGAAGGACTTGCTGGCATAG
- a CDS encoding ImmA/IrrE family metallo-endopeptidase → MAVEFSPKALQLAREERGLSQSALARLMDVSQGAVSQVENGVMKPGEDFVRKVTEALRYPRSFFAMPPPYRALPVLTFRKQKTLSPVTLRSIQARLAIRHAELMRLLQSVDVPETRLPAIKVRREGPTQEPTPSPEEVAQELRMRWQVPPGPVENLTELVEDVGVVVCLSHFGTPKMCGMSDFNPEELLPPVIYLNAEMPPDRHRYTVAHEVGHLVFHHHLPLPPELSLCEEEADRFASEFLMPAEEIADDLQRLNLEKLYSLKRYWKVSMAALVRRAADLEVISPERARSLYIELAKRGFKTAEPQLFEKEAPSLITEMTQFFLDELGYSEEQLSDVLKLSASELREIYLGQQRRLRVVS, encoded by the coding sequence ATGGCTGTCGAGTTCAGCCCCAAGGCACTTCAACTCGCGCGCGAGGAGCGTGGACTGAGTCAGTCGGCTCTTGCTCGGCTGATGGACGTCTCCCAGGGAGCTGTTTCCCAAGTGGAGAACGGCGTCATGAAGCCCGGTGAGGACTTCGTGCGCAAGGTGACGGAGGCGCTGCGCTATCCGCGCTCCTTCTTCGCCATGCCTCCGCCGTACCGGGCGCTTCCAGTACTTACTTTTCGGAAGCAGAAGACCCTGAGCCCCGTCACTCTGCGCTCCATCCAAGCGCGCTTGGCCATTCGGCACGCAGAGTTGATGCGGTTGCTTCAGTCAGTTGACGTCCCAGAGACCAGGTTGCCGGCAATCAAAGTCCGTCGGGAGGGACCGACACAGGAACCGACTCCCTCGCCCGAGGAGGTCGCGCAAGAGCTCCGGATGCGATGGCAGGTGCCCCCGGGGCCTGTGGAGAATCTCACCGAGCTTGTCGAGGATGTGGGCGTCGTGGTGTGCCTGTCTCATTTCGGGACGCCGAAGATGTGCGGGATGAGCGACTTCAACCCAGAAGAGCTCCTTCCGCCGGTCATCTACCTTAACGCAGAGATGCCACCCGACCGCCACCGCTACACGGTCGCGCATGAAGTCGGACACTTGGTCTTCCACCACCATCTACCGCTGCCGCCAGAGCTATCGCTCTGCGAGGAGGAAGCGGACCGCTTTGCCTCCGAGTTTCTGATGCCAGCAGAGGAGATTGCCGACGACCTTCAAAGGTTGAACCTGGAGAAGCTCTATTCCCTCAAGAGGTACTGGAAGGTCTCCATGGCAGCGCTGGTGCGCCGCGCAGCAGACCTTGAGGTCATTTCTCCAGAGCGGGCACGCTCCCTCTACATCGAACTGGCAAAACGGGGCTTCAAGACGGCAGAGCCACAGTTGTTCGAGAAGGAAGCACCCTCGCTGATTACGGAGATGACCCAGTTCTTCCTGGACGAACTGGGTTACTCAGAAGAGCAACTCAGCGATGTGCTGAAGCTGTCGGCCAGTGAATTGCGTGAAATCTACCTGGGACAGCAGCGACGACTCCGGGTCGTCTCATAG
- a CDS encoding aldo/keto reductase: MPDLDPATVRLLEEDVSVRREAVDEVDTSALPGRYALRQALLTDEDAEVRATAAQRLGGTRDSRFAQALLDALADPMPLVRDRAWRSLARLGAQALLVPALRAVREEPVWWVRRAVVRASASVAGSGALDVLLGALEDPFWRVRHAAVQSLAWIGIGNPSVQQRVRQAAEASTKGPVRSAMEWLEATWSAAPIAATDVNRGSAPGPSAERGPPPLAEYPESLGNEDPAVTTARLEATPASALSARELVEWLGDPHEPLRLLARRRLRERKDPEALLLAMRWLDEPRVPHAAEEARSLLERLNVEDVDLAARVLSAPPRPGAVAWASRVAVQRDHPELLERVRLLLRHPEPALRRAALAGLVYDPDSLDDVLAALEDPDETVRAEVIAAWERRPPAHATAEAFALALAAFAPRASTARERRAVAVAAMFLEEPELLIHASQDEDPAVRAVALRALASLDLLTETEREEAESHDDPWLRSAVLDLESAHRVCMEDVDPTLRRAALELLLVQGRRLASRAAHAEPSAASRGDDEARTHSARSAEAASTATDQDGDGAPYTARRSAEEHLSTAALACAHSPDAWVRARAAELLSPTRSREALRALLRLSRDTTPMVRSAAASTLEPCATLDALLDDLLHGPTPERDEDLRTSAWTWRLRLADASAFEHLRTALLSRTEPERVVTHLEALTLVFPDELLASEPALARHRPSRSQPQRGAPTPRPAVPARASARPLGRTGLTVSPLVLSGAHLSTPQPFFEAHDAGLNTFFWEPRYTALTSFLRSGRTLRDGLVIVAGSYHSGASALRRDVESALRRLRTSWLDVFLLFWVRSPERLNADDFAALEQLRAEGKVRAFGFSTHLRDVARDALTRHPWPVVMTRHSAAHPGAEAAFLPEAAARGTGVLTFTATCYGRLLQPAPGAPSDAPLPGAVDCYRYSLSQPGVSATLTAPRSRRELLHNLDVLSRPHLEPDALPAMRAHGERVRARSRLLDSLVRRAPGGPRDALLALLEEDGPPDAGDLPSI; this comes from the coding sequence ATGCCCGACCTGGACCCCGCCACGGTGCGGTTGCTCGAAGAGGACGTCTCGGTGCGCCGCGAGGCGGTGGACGAGGTCGACACCTCCGCGCTCCCGGGACGCTACGCCCTCCGTCAGGCCCTGCTCACGGACGAGGACGCGGAGGTCCGCGCCACGGCCGCACAGCGGCTCGGAGGGACGCGGGACTCGCGCTTCGCCCAAGCACTGCTCGATGCGCTCGCCGACCCGATGCCTCTGGTGCGGGACAGGGCCTGGCGCTCGCTGGCACGGCTGGGGGCCCAGGCGCTGCTCGTTCCTGCACTGCGCGCGGTTCGCGAGGAGCCCGTGTGGTGGGTGCGCCGGGCGGTGGTGCGAGCCTCGGCGTCCGTCGCCGGCTCGGGCGCGCTGGACGTGCTGCTCGGCGCGCTGGAAGACCCGTTCTGGCGCGTGCGCCACGCGGCGGTGCAGTCGCTGGCGTGGATTGGAATCGGGAATCCCTCCGTCCAGCAGCGCGTGCGGCAGGCGGCGGAGGCCTCCACGAAGGGGCCCGTGCGCTCCGCGATGGAGTGGCTCGAAGCCACGTGGAGTGCCGCCCCCATCGCCGCGACGGATGTGAATCGGGGGAGCGCCCCGGGCCCGAGCGCCGAGCGTGGGCCGCCTCCGCTCGCCGAGTACCCCGAGTCGCTCGGCAATGAAGACCCCGCGGTGACGACCGCGCGCCTGGAGGCCACGCCCGCCTCCGCCCTCTCCGCCCGCGAATTGGTGGAGTGGCTGGGCGACCCGCATGAGCCACTGCGCTTGCTCGCGCGTCGGCGCCTCCGTGAGCGCAAGGACCCGGAGGCGCTGCTCCTCGCCATGCGCTGGCTGGACGAGCCGCGCGTCCCACATGCGGCGGAAGAGGCCCGCTCGCTGCTCGAACGTCTCAACGTGGAGGATGTCGACCTCGCGGCCCGCGTGCTCTCCGCTCCGCCTCGTCCGGGAGCTGTGGCCTGGGCCTCCCGTGTCGCGGTGCAACGAGACCACCCCGAGCTGCTGGAGCGCGTGCGCCTCCTCCTGCGTCACCCGGAGCCCGCCCTCCGGCGCGCGGCGCTCGCCGGCCTCGTCTACGACCCGGACAGCCTCGACGACGTGCTCGCGGCGCTCGAAGACCCGGACGAGACAGTACGCGCGGAGGTCATCGCCGCCTGGGAGCGCAGACCTCCCGCCCATGCCACCGCCGAGGCCTTCGCGCTGGCGCTGGCGGCCTTCGCGCCTCGCGCCTCCACGGCTCGCGAGCGACGCGCCGTGGCCGTGGCCGCCATGTTCCTGGAGGAGCCGGAGCTGCTCATCCACGCGTCGCAAGACGAGGACCCGGCCGTGCGCGCGGTGGCCCTGCGTGCGCTCGCGTCACTCGACCTGCTCACAGAGACCGAGCGCGAAGAGGCCGAGTCGCATGACGACCCGTGGCTCCGCTCGGCGGTGCTCGACCTGGAGTCGGCGCACCGGGTCTGCATGGAGGACGTGGACCCGACGCTGCGCCGTGCCGCGCTCGAGTTGCTGCTGGTCCAGGGCCGTCGGCTCGCGAGTCGCGCCGCACACGCGGAGCCTTCCGCAGCCTCGCGGGGCGACGACGAAGCCAGGACCCATTCAGCAAGGTCCGCTGAAGCCGCATCCACCGCGACGGACCAGGACGGCGACGGGGCGCCCTACACCGCACGTCGCTCCGCCGAGGAGCACCTGAGCACGGCCGCCCTCGCCTGCGCCCACTCCCCCGACGCCTGGGTGCGCGCCCGCGCCGCCGAGCTGCTCTCCCCCACCCGCAGCCGCGAAGCGCTCCGCGCCCTGCTCCGCCTCTCCCGCGACACCACGCCCATGGTCCGCTCCGCTGCGGCCTCCACCCTGGAGCCCTGCGCCACGCTCGACGCGCTCCTCGACGACCTCCTCCACGGCCCCACTCCGGAGCGCGACGAAGACCTGCGCACCTCCGCCTGGACGTGGCGCCTGCGCCTCGCGGACGCCTCCGCCTTCGAGCACCTCCGCACCGCCCTCCTCTCCCGCACCGAGCCCGAGCGCGTCGTCACCCACCTGGAAGCCCTCACCCTCGTCTTCCCCGACGAGCTCCTCGCCTCCGAGCCCGCGCTCGCGCGCCACCGTCCCTCTCGCTCCCAGCCACAGCGCGGTGCTCCCACGCCCCGCCCCGCCGTGCCAGCGCGTGCCTCGGCACGTCCCCTCGGCCGCACCGGCCTCACCGTCTCGCCCCTCGTCCTCTCCGGCGCGCACCTCTCCACGCCCCAGCCCTTCTTCGAGGCGCACGACGCCGGCCTCAACACCTTCTTCTGGGAGCCCCGCTACACCGCGCTCACCTCGTTCCTCCGCAGCGGGCGCACGCTGCGCGACGGGCTCGTCATCGTGGCCGGCTCCTACCACTCCGGCGCCTCCGCCCTCCGCCGCGACGTGGAGTCCGCGCTGCGCCGGCTGCGCACCTCGTGGCTGGACGTCTTCCTCCTCTTCTGGGTCCGCTCCCCCGAGCGCCTCAACGCCGACGACTTCGCCGCCCTGGAGCAGCTGCGCGCCGAGGGCAAGGTCCGCGCCTTCGGCTTCTCCACCCACCTGAGAGACGTGGCCCGCGACGCGCTCACCCGGCACCCGTGGCCGGTGGTGATGACCCGCCACAGCGCCGCGCACCCGGGCGCGGAGGCCGCCTTCCTCCCCGAGGCCGCGGCCCGTGGCACCGGCGTGCTCACCTTCACCGCCACCTGCTACGGCCGCCTCCTCCAGCCCGCTCCCGGCGCCCCGTCGGACGCGCCGTTGCCTGGCGCCGTGGACTGCTACCGCTACAGCCTCTCCCAGCCCGGCGTCAGCGCCACCCTTACCGCGCCGCGCAGTCGCCGCGAGCTGCTCCACAACCTGGACGTGCTCTCCCGCCCGCACCTGGAGCCGGACGCCCTGCCCGCCATGCGCGCCCACGGCGAGCGCGTGCGCGCCCGGAGCCGCCTGCTGGACTCGCTCGTCCGCCGCGCCCCGGGCGGCCCGCGAGATGCCCTGCTCGCCCTCCTGGAAGAGGATGGGCCTCCCGACGCGGGCGACCTTCCTTCTATATAA
- a CDS encoding alpha/beta hydrolase-fold protein, producing MDAKTLEARARAEGTPVIDGDTATFVWRGRGPVSLHGDFQDWRGEPLPMERVGPKLWARSVKLPRDAYVEYALFDARGNKLKDAFNPRVSDNGFGDFNHCFYMPEGAPPEVLSRPRGAPRGRVTRHSLETADMAVGGKRTVHLYAPPTTEPVPLMVVFDGDDYLRRVKLPEVVESLMARGLMRPVALALVAHGGEARSVEYTCSEYTVDLLLRRVLPLAREHLSLVDERKEPGAHAVLGSSFGGLMALFTGLRAPEVFGRVLSQSGAFSVDERDFVVFDLARQTPRHRLDVWLDCGRFEVLLEGNQRMAPLLTASGHRVEYREYNGGHNYPAWRDDLWHGLQWLFPVSAAKRR from the coding sequence ATGGACGCGAAGACGCTGGAGGCGCGGGCCCGAGCGGAAGGGACACCTGTCATCGACGGAGACACCGCCACCTTCGTGTGGCGCGGCCGGGGGCCGGTGTCGCTGCATGGAGACTTCCAGGACTGGCGCGGCGAGCCGCTGCCGATGGAGCGTGTGGGCCCCAAGCTCTGGGCGCGCTCGGTGAAGCTGCCCCGGGACGCGTATGTGGAGTACGCACTGTTCGACGCGCGCGGCAACAAGCTGAAGGACGCCTTCAACCCGCGCGTGTCCGACAACGGCTTCGGCGACTTCAACCACTGCTTCTACATGCCCGAGGGCGCCCCTCCCGAGGTCCTCTCGCGCCCGCGCGGAGCGCCCCGGGGCCGCGTCACCCGGCACTCGCTGGAGACGGCGGACATGGCCGTGGGCGGCAAGCGCACCGTGCACCTGTACGCGCCGCCCACGACAGAGCCGGTGCCGCTGATGGTGGTGTTCGACGGGGACGACTACCTGCGCCGCGTGAAGCTGCCGGAGGTGGTGGAGTCGCTGATGGCGCGCGGGCTGATGCGCCCGGTGGCGCTGGCGCTGGTGGCCCACGGCGGCGAGGCCCGCAGCGTCGAGTACACGTGCAGCGAGTACACGGTGGACCTGCTCCTGCGGCGCGTGCTGCCGCTGGCGCGCGAGCACCTGTCACTGGTGGACGAGCGGAAGGAGCCCGGCGCGCACGCGGTGCTGGGCTCGTCCTTCGGCGGATTGATGGCGCTCTTCACGGGACTGCGAGCGCCGGAGGTGTTCGGCCGGGTGCTTTCCCAGTCCGGTGCGTTTTCCGTGGATGAGCGGGATTTCGTTGTCTTCGACCTGGCGCGGCAGACGCCCCGCCACCGGCTGGACGTGTGGCTGGACTGCGGCCGCTTCGAGGTGCTGCTGGAGGGCAACCAGCGCATGGCGCCGCTGCTCACTGCGTCCGGCCACCGGGTGGAGTATCGGGAGTACAACGGCGGCCACAACTACCCGGCGTGGCGGGACGACCTCTGGCACGGGTTGCAGTGGCTGTTCCCGGTGTCGGCCGCCAAACGCCGGTAA
- a CDS encoding reverse transcriptase family protein, with product MDLVGLLLELKPLLASPEENFDRIVALLERHQGLAEYEVARFYVSRSWLEPVARRLKSVDPRERLQAVRLIPLLFARASAAGQLRRRVKDPDSRVSSHARASVRRLGLADVSLPDTRADPPRFPSATAVGGWNPTGWSFGLYPSMRAPVKRKPAATTALPVLKTRAEVAKLVGVPVSELDALMRPGSEAGSGYVEFDVPKRSGGVRRLCAPRAKLKAVQRAILDNVLAHLPTHPAVHGFVPGRSTVTNAKPHVGSTVVVRVDLEDFFPTVHYRRVKGLFEAHGYGDEVSSTLAGLTTWRPRLPDGTVAWPGVLPQGAPTSPAIANLVCRRMDARLTALAKKADATYTRYADDLSFSFQKPPERLGRFLWWVNAILQQEGFSENAAKRHVMRQGGRQRVTGLTVNEQVSIPREERRRFKAILANCRQHGVESQARGRPDFANWLQGYAAYVRMVHPELGERWQREVKELLAR from the coding sequence ATGGACCTGGTAGGCCTCCTCCTCGAGCTGAAGCCCCTGCTGGCCAGCCCCGAGGAGAACTTCGACCGCATCGTCGCGCTGCTGGAGCGGCACCAGGGCCTGGCCGAGTACGAGGTGGCGCGCTTCTACGTCAGCCGCTCGTGGCTGGAGCCCGTCGCCCGCCGCCTCAAGAGCGTGGACCCGCGCGAGCGCCTCCAGGCCGTGCGCCTCATTCCCCTGCTCTTCGCCCGCGCCAGCGCCGCCGGCCAGCTCCGCCGCCGCGTGAAGGACCCGGACTCGCGCGTGTCCTCCCATGCCCGCGCCTCCGTGCGCCGCCTGGGCCTCGCCGACGTCTCCCTGCCCGACACCCGCGCCGACCCGCCCCGCTTCCCCAGCGCCACCGCCGTGGGCGGCTGGAACCCCACCGGCTGGAGCTTCGGCCTCTACCCGAGCATGCGTGCCCCGGTGAAGCGCAAGCCCGCGGCCACCACCGCGCTGCCCGTGCTGAAGACGCGCGCGGAGGTCGCGAAGCTCGTGGGCGTGCCGGTGTCGGAGCTGGACGCGCTGATGCGCCCGGGCTCGGAAGCCGGCTCCGGCTACGTGGAGTTCGACGTGCCCAAGCGCTCCGGCGGCGTGCGTCGCCTCTGCGCTCCGCGCGCGAAGCTCAAGGCCGTGCAGCGCGCCATCCTCGACAACGTCCTCGCGCACCTGCCCACGCACCCCGCCGTGCACGGCTTCGTCCCCGGGCGCTCCACGGTGACGAACGCGAAGCCCCACGTGGGCTCCACCGTGGTGGTGCGCGTGGACCTGGAGGACTTCTTCCCCACCGTGCACTACCGCCGGGTGAAGGGGCTCTTCGAGGCGCACGGCTACGGGGACGAGGTGTCCTCCACGCTCGCGGGGCTCACCACGTGGCGGCCCCGGCTGCCGGACGGCACCGTGGCGTGGCCCGGCGTGCTGCCGCAGGGCGCGCCCACCTCGCCCGCCATCGCCAACCTCGTGTGCCGCCGCATGGACGCGCGCCTCACCGCGCTGGCGAAGAAGGCGGACGCCACGTACACGCGCTACGCGGATGACCTGTCCTTCTCCTTCCAGAAGCCGCCCGAGCGCCTGGGCCGCTTCCTCTGGTGGGTCAACGCCATCCTCCAGCAGGAGGGCTTCTCGGAGAACGCCGCCAAGCGCCACGTCATGCGCCAGGGCGGCCGCCAGCGGGTGACGGGCCTCACCGTCAACGAGCAGGTCTCCATCCCCCGCGAGGAGCGCCGCCGCTTCAAGGCCATCCTCGCCAACTGCCGCCAGCACGGCGTGGAGTCCCAGGCGCGCGGGCGTCCGGACTTCGCCAACTGGCTGCAAGGCTACGCCGCCTACGTGCGCATGGTGCACCCCGAGCTGGGGGAGCGCTGGCAGCGCGAGGTGAAGGAGCTGCTCGCCCGATGA
- a CDS encoding peroxiredoxin family protein: MKKWITGALAAWLAAGSAYGEAPPSAPVDATLRTSAGEEVRLSRWRGKPVILFYEDKDSTTLNSSLKETLFARGKERGLLDSASVVAVANLQKFDFFPARQIALSYVRDEEKKVGVPILVDLDGTLGSAPWQLPTKTSNVLLLDAAGALVFRHSGKMKPEEEVAFFAALSQLVGVDLSTPAEPAKAPASASGKLP; encoded by the coding sequence ATGAAGAAGTGGATCACAGGAGCATTGGCGGCGTGGCTGGCGGCAGGGAGCGCGTACGGAGAGGCCCCACCGTCCGCTCCGGTGGATGCGACGTTACGCACGTCCGCTGGAGAGGAGGTGCGGCTTTCCCGCTGGCGCGGAAAACCGGTCATCCTGTTCTATGAAGACAAGGACTCCACGACACTCAACTCGTCCTTGAAGGAGACCTTGTTCGCCCGGGGCAAGGAGCGGGGGCTGCTGGACTCCGCCTCGGTGGTGGCGGTGGCGAATCTCCAGAAGTTCGACTTCTTTCCGGCCCGGCAGATTGCCCTCTCCTATGTGCGGGACGAGGAGAAGAAGGTGGGCGTGCCCATCCTCGTAGACCTGGATGGGACGCTGGGCAGCGCGCCGTGGCAGTTGCCGACGAAGACGTCCAACGTGCTGCTGCTGGACGCTGCGGGGGCGCTCGTCTTCCGGCACTCGGGGAAGATGAAGCCGGAGGAGGAGGTGGCGTTCTTCGCCGCGCTGAGCCAGCTCGTCGGCGTGGACCTGAGCACGCCCGCCGAGCCGGCCAAGGCCCCTGCTTCGGCCTCGGGGAAGCTCCCATGA
- a CDS encoding TIGR02996 domain-containing protein, translating to MSTYQELLARIAAEPENDEPRLVCADVLRGTDDARADLIQTQVALRGRLDPARRRALQLDEARLLTAHGSRWKQPLAGAQDARFSRGFIEELSLSEEQLAKHGQELLALEPVHRLTVTTRDGKGLARAAGQPWFSQLRWLRLEGGAVAGAAKALASAPHAGKLGGLVLSGADDEAVQAVAGSTALAGLRSLSISSSELSDAAAAALASGKLALERLYLSGTGLSDEGAQALARAKGLTTLRLLALNRNALSDEGAQALAASKTLTSLERLELSRNELSEEGALAFRSPKALPKLRRLELLDIGLDRRELEPVRKRLGPGLRL from the coding sequence ATGAGCACCTACCAGGAGCTGCTGGCGCGAATCGCCGCCGAGCCCGAGAACGACGAGCCCCGGCTGGTCTGCGCGGACGTGCTGCGCGGCACCGACGACGCGCGCGCCGACCTCATCCAGACGCAGGTGGCGCTCCGGGGGCGGCTGGACCCGGCCCGCCGTCGTGCCCTGCAATTGGACGAGGCCCGCCTGCTCACCGCGCATGGCAGCCGGTGGAAGCAGCCGCTGGCCGGAGCGCAGGACGCGCGCTTCAGCCGGGGCTTCATCGAGGAGCTGTCGCTGTCCGAGGAGCAGCTCGCGAAGCACGGCCAGGAGCTGCTCGCGCTCGAGCCCGTGCACCGGCTCACCGTGACGACCCGGGACGGCAAGGGACTGGCGCGGGCCGCCGGCCAGCCGTGGTTCTCCCAGCTTCGCTGGCTGCGGCTGGAAGGAGGCGCCGTGGCCGGGGCCGCGAAGGCGCTGGCGTCCGCGCCCCACGCCGGGAAGCTCGGCGGGCTGGTGCTGTCGGGCGCCGACGACGAAGCCGTCCAGGCGGTGGCGGGGAGCACGGCGCTCGCGGGCCTGCGCTCCCTGAGCATCTCCAGCAGCGAGCTGTCCGACGCGGCCGCCGCGGCGCTGGCGAGCGGGAAGCTGGCGCTGGAGCGCCTCTACCTCTCCGGCACCGGCCTGTCGGACGAGGGCGCGCAGGCGCTGGCCCGCGCGAAGGGGCTCACCACGCTCCGGCTGCTGGCCCTCAACCGCAACGCCCTCTCCGACGAGGGTGCCCAGGCGCTCGCGGCCAGCAAGACGCTCACGAGCCTGGAGCGGCTGGAGCTGTCCCGGAACGAGCTGAGCGAGGAAGGGGCGCTCGCGTTCCGCTCTCCCAAGGCGCTGCCGAAGCTGCGCCGGCTGGAGCTGCTGGACATCGGCCTGGACCGGCGCGAGCTGGAGCCCGTGCGCAAGCGGCTCGGCCCGGGGCTGCGGCTCTGA